In Blautia wexlerae DSM 19850, a single window of DNA contains:
- a CDS encoding carbohydrate ABC transporter permease: protein MSARDKANRVLIHVILILVSITMLVPFLWMILTAFKTMTEATSVNPFVILPSTWRWDSFREVSANMDFLHLYINTLLLILGRVVCAVLTATLAGYAFGRLNFRGKNLMFSLVLFQMMVPGQIFIIPQYLMVSKMGMLNTIFALVFPGIVTAFGTFLLKQAYMGLPKDLEEAARLDGCNIGQTFLFIMAPLTRSSMVALGIFTAVFAYKDLMWPLICNKDVMPLSAALAKMQGQYTNNYPQLMAASLLACIPMIVLYLIFQKQFIEGIATSGGKL, encoded by the coding sequence ATGTCAGCAAGAGATAAAGCAAACAGAGTTCTGATCCATGTTATCCTGATACTGGTATCTATTACCATGCTGGTTCCTTTCTTATGGATGATCCTGACAGCTTTCAAAACTATGACAGAGGCAACCTCTGTCAACCCGTTCGTAATCCTCCCGTCTACATGGAGATGGGACAGTTTTAGAGAAGTAAGCGCAAATATGGATTTCTTACATCTGTATATCAATACCTTACTTCTGATCCTGGGTCGTGTTGTATGTGCGGTTCTGACAGCAACACTGGCAGGCTATGCATTTGGACGTCTGAACTTCAGAGGTAAAAACCTGATGTTCTCTCTGGTACTTTTCCAGATGATGGTGCCTGGACAGATCTTTATTATCCCGCAGTACTTAATGGTAAGTAAAATGGGAATGCTCAATACCATTTTTGCCCTGGTATTTCCCGGTATTGTTACTGCATTTGGTACATTTCTCCTCAAACAGGCTTATATGGGACTTCCGAAAGATCTGGAAGAGGCAGCACGTCTTGACGGATGTAACATCGGTCAGACCTTCCTGTTCATCATGGCTCCTCTGACACGTTCTTCTATGGTGGCACTGGGAATCTTCACAGCAGTATTTGCATACAAAGATCTGATGTGGCCTCTGATCTGTAACAAAGATGTAATGCCTCTGTCAGCAGCACTTGCAAAAATGCAGGGACAGTACACCAACAATTATCCGCAGCTGATGGCAGCATCTCTGCTTGCATGTATCCCGATGATCGTACTGTATCTGATCTTCCAGAAGCAGTTCATCGAAGGTATTGCAACATCCGGTGGTAAGCTGTAA
- a CDS encoding YesL family protein — MKPGSLYDRIFGFLGRLIALNLLWIVCSLPVITAGASTTALYYCTLKLHKDGDIRVFHDFFKSFKQNFKQSTLIWILMAAVAVFLYMEKESLVTMPGSMPQIFNYVILAVCIPLIAIALYIFPTVAAFENKTMTLITNAFYFAVKHIGYAIAVAVITILPMTMTLVDAKLFPVYLLIWLMVGFSLTAYADSWFMWKLFKPYFKEDEEEHHYVDTEPDQYAF; from the coding sequence ATGAAACCAGGAAGTCTTTATGACAGGATATTTGGATTTTTAGGTCGGTTAATTGCATTGAATTTACTATGGATCGTGTGCTCTCTTCCTGTTATTACAGCAGGGGCATCCACCACTGCTTTGTATTATTGTACATTAAAACTCCACAAGGATGGAGATATCCGGGTATTTCATGATTTTTTTAAAAGCTTTAAGCAGAACTTCAAACAGTCAACTTTGATCTGGATCCTGATGGCAGCAGTTGCAGTATTTCTTTATATGGAGAAAGAATCGTTGGTAACTATGCCTGGTTCCATGCCACAGATTTTCAATTACGTGATTCTGGCGGTATGTATTCCGCTGATTGCCATTGCACTGTACATATTCCCGACAGTTGCAGCATTTGAAAACAAAACAATGACTTTGATCACAAACGCATTTTATTTTGCGGTTAAACATATAGGTTATGCGATAGCAGTGGCAGTGATCACGATACTGCCAATGACCATGACACTTGTAGATGCAAAACTTTTTCCGGTATATCTGCTGATTTGGCTGATGGTGGGATTTTCCCTGACAGCCTATGCAGATTCCTGGTTTATGTGGAAACTGTTCAAACCGTATTTCAAAGAGGACGAAGAAGAACATCACTATGTAGATACAGAACCGGATCAGTATGCTTTTTAA
- a CDS encoding carbohydrate ABC transporter permease, whose protein sequence is MANPKKGTSQARNEFIWGWAFILPTMLGLIILNIYPIFKTIYESFFKTGDFGKGNIFIGFDNYVKLFHDAEVWQALLNTFKYAIVEVPFSIAIALVLAVLLNRKMKGRAVYRTIFFLPMVAAPAAIAMVWRWLFNSEFGLLNHIFHTKINWISDPKIAVYAIAVIGVWSIIGYNMVLFLSGLQEISRDYYEAASIDGATGIKQFFHITIPLLSPTIFFVMVTRVIGAMQVFDLIFMVMDRNSPALYKTQSLVYLFYQNSFVQNNKGYGSTIVVLLLVVIMIMTVFQNIAQKKWVHYN, encoded by the coding sequence GTGGCAAATCCAAAAAAAGGTACCAGTCAGGCGCGGAATGAATTCATCTGGGGATGGGCGTTCATTCTTCCTACAATGCTTGGTCTGATCATCTTAAATATCTATCCGATTTTTAAGACCATTTATGAGAGCTTTTTCAAGACCGGAGATTTCGGTAAGGGAAATATCTTCATTGGTTTTGACAACTATGTAAAGCTGTTCCACGATGCGGAAGTATGGCAGGCATTATTAAATACATTTAAATATGCCATTGTGGAAGTTCCGTTTTCCATTGCTATCGCACTTGTACTGGCAGTTTTATTAAACCGTAAAATGAAAGGCCGTGCTGTTTACAGAACTATTTTCTTCCTGCCCATGGTTGCTGCTCCGGCTGCGATCGCCATGGTATGGAGATGGCTGTTTAACTCAGAATTCGGTCTTCTCAATCACATTTTTCACACAAAGATCAACTGGATCTCTGATCCGAAGATCGCAGTTTATGCGATCGCAGTGATCGGTGTATGGTCTATCATCGGCTACAATATGGTACTTTTCCTGTCAGGTCTGCAGGAAATCTCAAGAGATTATTATGAAGCAGCAAGCATTGACGGAGCAACCGGAATCAAACAGTTCTTCCACATTACAATCCCGCTGCTTTCACCGACCATCTTCTTTGTAATGGTTACCCGTGTCATCGGTGCCATGCAGGTATTCGACCTGATCTTCATGGTTATGGATAGAAACAGTCCTGCACTTTACAAAACACAGTCACTTGTTTACCTGTTCTACCAGAATTCCTTTGTACAGAATAACAAAGGTTATGGTTCAACAATCGTCGTACTTCTTCTGGTTGTAATTATGATCATGACAGTATTCCAGAATATTGCGCAGAAGAAGTGGGTTCATTATAACTAA
- a CDS encoding sensor histidine kinase, with product MKEKIKKMPGRIRNYFCSHMSAQVTVTVVLLLILAGLVLQIYVKNQYFNYLLRNTRSMEESMIETSTINIDANLKDIISAACNVGVNETLRVLVENTEADGILLAKEKLTLGSRMDDIAHQIGSVVSIAIVSDEGLWQEYGVYWYQTSSKGVWEDGNLDKLQEIYEKTMALQKEKANVRYYVETDPAVHSQWPQIRMVHIAVPLIGKTYSYSHVKNVAVVSFDMGDILEKSAFDRVADKPLSIGYIADENNRIIYHPNEEYDGMTVESYRKTLDSTENISRSLKYFGWTAYITTDLGKMRAQVNQMYTRSIYVYLFLLCICGFLWQFTIRRVLKPIDIIRDSMRNIKLSKNLPKIEVKGTNEIWQLAGYYNEMAETLERQYKEIRRYYREKNLSIRQKNKAEKEALESQINAHFLCNTLTAINYNAIDNEDYEVADLLKKLSNMLSYTFSRKLVSVSLGQELRWVEQYLYLQKFRLMDVFDYEIEFQEEYGEWPCCKLFIQPFVENSILHGFEGRESGGMIRITGHIDGSRFRLCIEDNGCGMNEDTEKLMQQILMEKHTLDLAGTGIGIQNVVTRLRMYYGEELSVVLESEPEKGTKFTFWLPIPENPEKDIE from the coding sequence ATGAAAGAGAAAATCAAAAAAATGCCGGGAAGAATCAGAAATTATTTTTGCTCACATATGAGTGCGCAGGTTACAGTAACAGTAGTATTACTTCTGATTCTGGCAGGTCTGGTCCTTCAGATTTACGTAAAAAATCAATATTTTAATTATCTGCTCAGGAATACCAGATCAATGGAAGAATCCATGATTGAAACATCGACGATTAATATTGATGCAAATCTGAAGGATATCATCAGTGCTGCATGCAATGTAGGAGTTAATGAGACATTAAGAGTTCTGGTAGAAAACACGGAAGCAGACGGAATACTTCTGGCAAAAGAAAAACTGACATTGGGCAGCAGAATGGATGATATTGCTCATCAGATTGGAAGTGTTGTATCTATTGCGATTGTATCAGATGAAGGTCTGTGGCAGGAGTATGGGGTTTATTGGTACCAGACATCTTCAAAAGGAGTATGGGAAGATGGCAATCTGGATAAACTTCAGGAAATATATGAAAAGACCATGGCACTTCAGAAAGAGAAAGCAAATGTCAGGTACTATGTAGAGACAGATCCTGCTGTTCACAGTCAGTGGCCGCAGATAAGAATGGTACATATTGCAGTTCCGCTGATTGGAAAAACTTACAGTTATTCTCATGTGAAAAATGTAGCGGTCGTATCTTTCGATATGGGAGATATTCTGGAAAAAAGTGCTTTTGACAGAGTAGCTGATAAACCTCTTTCGATTGGATATATTGCAGATGAAAATAACAGAATCATTTACCATCCAAATGAAGAGTACGATGGAATGACAGTGGAAAGTTACAGAAAAACGCTGGACAGTACCGAGAATATCAGCAGATCATTAAAATATTTTGGATGGACAGCATATATTACCACGGATCTTGGAAAAATGCGTGCACAGGTTAACCAGATGTATACCAGAAGCATTTATGTATATCTGTTTTTGTTGTGTATCTGTGGATTTTTATGGCAGTTTACAATACGAAGAGTATTAAAACCAATTGATATTATACGGGATTCTATGCGAAATATTAAACTTTCCAAGAATCTTCCGAAGATAGAAGTAAAGGGAACCAATGAGATATGGCAGTTGGCTGGTTATTATAACGAAATGGCGGAAACTCTGGAACGACAGTACAAGGAAATACGTAGATATTATCGTGAAAAGAATCTTTCTATCCGTCAGAAAAATAAGGCAGAGAAAGAAGCTCTGGAATCACAGATCAATGCACATTTTCTCTGCAATACACTGACTGCGATCAATTATAATGCGATAGATAATGAAGATTATGAGGTAGCAGATCTTCTGAAAAAGCTTTCCAATATGCTTTCATATACATTCTCAAGGAAGCTTGTGTCAGTAAGTCTGGGGCAGGAACTGAGATGGGTAGAGCAGTATCTATATCTGCAGAAGTTCAGGCTTATGGATGTGTTTGACTACGAGATTGAATTTCAGGAAGAATACGGCGAATGGCCATGCTGTAAACTGTTTATTCAGCCATTTGTGGAGAATTCTATCCTTCATGGTTTTGAAGGAAGAGAAAGCGGGGGAATGATCCGTATTACGGGTCACATTGATGGATCCAGATTCCGTCTTTGCATTGAAGATAATGGATGTGGAATGAATGAAGATACAGAGAAACTGATGCAGCA
- a CDS encoding alpha-galactosidase translates to MEWIKYHEAEKVFDLRTENSTYQMQVREYDTLVHLYYGCPVGDSLITDRIVCVDRGFSGNPYEAGKDKTFSLDTLPQEYTAYGNGDYRINGLEVEQADGSDTANLKFESYEITKGKYSLKGLPAMFAKEDEAETLEIVLADRVSGLKAHLLYSVFPHLDVITRAVRLEQTGETPVTVKKAMSMEMDFEYREMDAVHFYGRHNVERQMERTHLGHANWSVGSIRGTSSHHHNPFVILCDRSTEETYGNCYGYALAYSGNFTFETEVDQVGHTRVVMGIHPYHFAWTLEKGDTFETPEVIMSYSAEGFGKLSRIYHDAYRNNLIRSKYVEQPRPILVNNWEATYFDFDADKLYHIAEEARNIGLDMFVLDDGWFGKRDNDWCALGDWEVNEEKIKGGLPALAERIHGLGLKFGLWVEPEMISEDSDLYREYPDWALKIPGRAMNRSRHQLNLDITRKEVRDHIMNQIFKVLDACKADYVKWDMNRSVDNVFSAALPKERQGEVYHRYVLAVYEMMESLVQRYPNLLFESCSGGGGRFDAGMLYYSPQIWCSDNTDAIDRLKIQYGTSFGYPVSAMGAHVSVCPNHQSGRITPFETRGTVASSGTFGYELDLMKMSEEDKKTAREQILKYKEIEHLVQSGDYYRLINPFENNNHVLWQFVSKDKKETVVCGVRLHSEANPYIYLFYPQGLDADLHYEDIATGKVYTGAALMKAGLPLPLTTGDYQPIRFTFKAVEK, encoded by the coding sequence ATGGAATGGATTAAGTATCATGAGGCAGAAAAAGTATTTGACCTGAGAACAGAAAACAGCACCTATCAGATGCAGGTAAGAGAGTATGATACTCTGGTTCATCTGTATTATGGATGCCCGGTAGGGGATTCCCTGATTACGGACAGGATTGTATGTGTGGACAGAGGATTCTCCGGAAATCCGTATGAAGCAGGAAAAGACAAAACATTTTCCCTGGATACTCTGCCGCAGGAATATACAGCTTACGGAAACGGAGATTATCGTATCAATGGTCTGGAAGTAGAGCAGGCAGACGGCAGCGACACTGCAAATCTGAAATTTGAATCCTATGAGATCACAAAAGGAAAATACAGCCTGAAAGGTCTCCCTGCAATGTTTGCAAAAGAAGATGAGGCAGAGACATTGGAGATTGTCCTGGCAGACCGTGTCAGCGGACTGAAAGCACATCTTCTCTACAGTGTATTCCCACATCTGGATGTGATCACCAGAGCAGTTCGTCTGGAACAGACTGGTGAGACACCTGTTACAGTAAAGAAAGCAATGTCTATGGAAATGGATTTTGAATATAGAGAAATGGATGCAGTTCATTTCTATGGCAGACATAACGTAGAACGTCAGATGGAAAGAACACATCTGGGTCATGCAAACTGGTCTGTAGGAAGTATTCGCGGCACTTCCAGTCATCATCATAACCCATTTGTAATCCTCTGCGACAGAAGCACAGAAGAAACATATGGAAACTGCTATGGATATGCACTGGCTTACAGTGGAAACTTTACATTTGAGACAGAGGTAGATCAGGTAGGACATACCCGTGTGGTAATGGGAATCCATCCATATCATTTCGCATGGACACTGGAAAAAGGTGACACATTTGAAACTCCGGAAGTGATTATGTCATATTCCGCAGAAGGATTTGGAAAACTTTCTCGCATTTATCATGATGCATACAGAAACAACCTGATCCGCAGCAAATACGTAGAACAGCCAAGACCAATCCTCGTAAACAACTGGGAAGCTACCTATTTTGATTTTGATGCAGACAAACTGTATCATATTGCAGAAGAAGCCAGGAACATCGGCTTGGATATGTTTGTTCTGGACGATGGATGGTTTGGCAAAAGAGATAATGACTGGTGCGCACTTGGTGACTGGGAAGTAAATGAAGAGAAGATCAAAGGTGGACTTCCTGCACTTGCAGAGAGAATCCACGGACTTGGACTGAAATTCGGTCTCTGGGTAGAGCCGGAGATGATTTCCGAGGACAGTGATCTCTACAGAGAATATCCGGACTGGGCATTGAAGATTCCGGGACGTGCTATGAATCGGAGCAGACATCAGCTCAATCTGGACATTACCAGAAAAGAAGTCCGTGACCATATCATGAACCAGATTTTCAAAGTTCTGGATGCATGCAAGGCAGATTATGTAAAATGGGATATGAACCGCAGTGTAGACAACGTATTCTCCGCAGCACTTCCAAAAGAACGCCAGGGAGAGGTTTATCACAGATATGTACTTGCAGTATATGAAATGATGGAAAGCCTTGTGCAGAGATATCCAAATCTCCTGTTTGAATCCTGCTCAGGTGGCGGCGGAAGATTTGATGCAGGAATGCTCTATTATTCTCCGCAGATCTGGTGCAGCGATAACACTGATGCTATTGACAGACTGAAAATCCAGTACGGTACTTCTTTCGGATATCCGGTAAGTGCAATGGGGGCTCATGTCAGCGTATGCCCGAACCACCAGTCCGGCAGGATCACACCATTCGAGACAAGAGGAACGGTTGCATCATCCGGTACATTTGGCTATGAACTGGATCTGATGAAGATGTCCGAAGAAGACAAAAAGACAGCCAGAGAGCAGATTCTGAAATACAAAGAAATCGAGCATCTGGTACAGTCCGGAGATTACTATCGTCTGATAAATCCATTTGAAAACAACAACCATGTACTCTGGCAGTTCGTATCCAAGGACAAAAAAGAGACAGTTGTATGTGGCGTAAGACTCCACAGCGAAGCTAATCCGTATATCTATCTTTTCTATCCTCAGGGACTGGATGCAGATCTGCATTACGAAGACATTGCAACCGGAAAAGTATACACAGGCGCAGCACTGATGAAAGCAGGACTGCCATTACCACTGACAACAGGTGATTACCAGCCAATCAGATTTACATTTAAGGCAGTGGAGAAATAA